The following are encoded in a window of Arcobacter sp. F2176 genomic DNA:
- a CDS encoding peptidylprolyl isomerase has protein sequence MKKIFILAILAISVFAANPVAILKTTQGTIEIELRPDMAPLAVENFTTHAKNGYYNNLIFHRIIKDFMIQGGDPTGTGRGGESIWGKPFKDEFAPNAVFDKPGILAMANSGPNTNGSQFFITTVPTYWLNGRHTIFGYVKKGMDVVKKLENVPTNGQYQGNKPLTEQKIISLEIK, from the coding sequence TCTTAGCAATTTTAGCTATTTCAGTTTTTGCTGCAAATCCTGTAGCAATTTTAAAAACAACTCAAGGTACAATTGAAATTGAGTTAAGACCTGATATGGCTCCACTTGCAGTTGAAAACTTTACAACTCATGCAAAGAATGGTTATTACAATAATCTAATTTTTCACAGAATTATAAAAGATTTTATGATTCAAGGTGGTGATCCAACAGGTACAGGTAGAGGTGGTGAATCAATTTGGGGGAAACCATTTAAAGATGAGTTTGCGCCAAATGCAGTGTTTGATAAACCAGGAATTTTAGCAATGGCAAATTCAGGTCCTAATACAAATGGAAGTCAATTTTTTATAACTACTGTTCCAACTTATTGGTTAAATGGTAGACACACAATTTTTGGATATGTAAAAAAAGGTATGGATGTAGTGAAAAAATTAGAAAATGTCCCGACAAATGGTCAATATCAAGGTAATAAACCTCTAACAGAGCAAAAAATTATTTCTTTAGAGATAAAATAA